Proteins from a single region of Candidatus Woesearchaeota archaeon:
- a CDS encoding Lrp/AsnC family transcriptional regulator — translation MELDDRDLEILDIVRENGKLPHRKIAEMTGIPIGTVFNKLKRLEDEKYIYHYSARVNYHKVGWNTVAFLLVSLDTDKLRNLKIQGHEAAEMIAKECPFISHISTVAGQADIVLRYHVKDINHLNEQVSKLRELPFIQRSQTLVALHSVEKDQLISGLSPRNLKKKSKNYEKIKKD, via the coding sequence ATGGAGCTAGACGATCGAGATTTAGAAATATTAGACATTGTGCGAGAGAATGGAAAGCTCCCGCATCGTAAGATTGCTGAGATGACTGGCATTCCTATTGGGACCGTTTTTAACAAACTTAAACGATTGGAAGACGAAAAATACATTTATCATTATTCAGCTCGTGTTAATTATCATAAAGTTGGTTGGAACACCGTTGCTTTTCTGCTTGTTTCTCTTGATACTGATAAATTACGTAATCTCAAAATCCAAGGTCACGAAGCGGCTGAAATGATTGCCAAAGAATGTCCATTTATTAGCCACATTAGCACTGTTGCTGGTCAGGCAGATATTGTTTTACGCTATCATGTTAAAGATATTAATCATCTTAATGAGCAGGTTAGTAAGCTTCGCGAATTGCCATTTATTCAACGGTCACAGACGCTTGTGGCACTACATTCTGTAGAAAAAGATCAATTGATTTCTGGTTTAAGTCCAAGAAATTTGAAAAAGAAATCCAAGAACTATGAGAAGATTAAGAAAGATTAA
- a CDS encoding site-specific DNA-methyltransferase, whose protein sequence is MQVNTIHHMDAFKGLAQLEDNSVDLIVTDPPYNIASPKKLTKIGNKITSTQEAWGEWDVFHPFDYDLFIMRIISECYRVLKEGGSFYMFTANEDNGYFIRKALQRGFTLRNMLSIVKINPLPSFHKSNWRHGFELCMYLTKGKPTTFNFISQQECVNYYQHTLGKKHSKHPTEKPLNLIKRLIEVSSQKDNLVLDPFMGSGTTAVAAATLQRNFVGFELNPDYILMAQRRLNG, encoded by the coding sequence ATGCAGGTAAACACCATTCACCACATGGATGCGTTTAAAGGACTAGCGCAACTGGAGGACAATTCTGTCGACCTTATTGTAACTGATCCACCCTACAATATTGCTAGTCCTAAGAAACTCACCAAGATTGGAAACAAAATCACCTCAACACAGGAAGCTTGGGGAGAGTGGGATGTCTTTCATCCGTTTGATTATGACCTCTTCATTATGAGAATCATCTCAGAGTGCTATCGTGTGCTCAAAGAAGGTGGCTCGTTCTATATGTTTACGGCAAATGAAGATAATGGCTACTTCATTCGCAAAGCACTACAGCGTGGCTTCACGTTACGTAATATGCTCTCTATTGTAAAAATAAACCCGCTTCCTAGCTTTCATAAATCAAATTGGAGACATGGCTTTGAGTTATGTATGTATCTTACCAAAGGCAAACCAACTACATTCAACTTTATTTCTCAACAGGAATGTGTAAATTATTACCAACACACATTAGGAAAGAAACACAGCAAACACCCTACCGAGAAACCACTTAACCTTATCAAACGGCTTATTGAGGTAAGTTCGCAGAAAGATAATTTAGTTTTAGACCCATTCATGGGAAGCGGCACCACCGCCGTTGCAGCCGCCACATTACAGCGCAATTTTGTTGGCTTTGAACTTAACCCTGATTATATTTTGATGGCACAGAGGCGGCTTAATGGTTAA
- a CDS encoding tripartite tricarboxylate transporter permease has protein sequence MAFLGIIAALVLGVNSGIITGIVPGIHVNLVTVLLLSFSPILLTFTSGLHLAVYIISLAITHTFLDTLPSIYLGAPDESKALSALPGHRLLLKGEAHNAVLYTIIGSFWSLVLGTLLLPLFIIGMATLDPILENIIGYLLIIVMAIMIIREKGKRLKCLIIFLLAGALGMIVFSISDLRQPLFALLSGLFGTSLLIVSLFETSYFPPQDFTKPSVISHKDTAKSVTAATGMGFIAAFLPGFGSSQAAIMATAFTKDMGQEGFLSLVGGINTANMLISIAAAYTIQKARNGAIVGVQELLTQVTFSQMVLFIAVALISGAIGTLLTLRFSRIFSIYIAKVNYSQLIKIIIGFIILLAIIFDGPRGLLILAVATSLGLIANSWGVAKNHLMGCLVVPVILYFTL, from the coding sequence GTGGCATTTTTAGGGATTATAGCGGCTCTCGTGCTTGGCGTGAATTCCGGTATCATTACCGGAATTGTTCCAGGCATCCATGTCAATCTCGTTACCGTTTTATTGCTCTCATTCTCTCCCATTCTTCTCACGTTCACCTCTGGTCTACACCTCGCAGTCTATATCATCTCTCTGGCTATCACTCACACGTTTCTCGATACGCTGCCCAGCATCTATCTTGGTGCTCCAGATGAATCAAAAGCTCTTAGTGCTCTTCCTGGACATCGCTTATTACTCAAAGGTGAGGCCCATAATGCCGTACTCTATACTATCATAGGCTCATTTTGGTCATTAGTATTAGGCACGCTACTTCTCCCACTCTTCATCATAGGGATGGCAACTCTTGATCCCATTTTAGAAAATATCATTGGCTATCTTCTTATCATTGTCATGGCAATCATGATTATTCGTGAGAAAGGAAAACGACTCAAATGTCTGATTATTTTTTTACTTGCAGGAGCATTAGGAATGATTGTATTTAGCATTAGTGATCTACGTCAACCACTCTTTGCCTTGCTCTCAGGTCTATTTGGCACATCACTCTTAATAGTTAGTCTCTTTGAAACCTCCTATTTTCCTCCTCAAGATTTTACCAAACCCTCTGTAATTAGTCATAAAGATACCGCAAAATCAGTTACAGCCGCCACCGGCATGGGATTTATTGCAGCATTTCTTCCAGGATTCGGGTCGTCTCAAGCCGCCATTATGGCAACCGCATTTACCAAAGACATGGGGCAAGAAGGATTTCTAAGTTTAGTGGGAGGAATTAACACCGCCAACATGCTCATTAGCATTGCTGCTGCATATACCATTCAAAAAGCGCGTAACGGCGCAATTGTGGGGGTTCAAGAACTTCTCACCCAAGTTACATTCTCACAAATGGTATTATTTATCGCCGTTGCATTAATCAGCGGAGCAATTGGTACACTTCTTACACTGCGTTTTTCGCGTATTTTTTCCATCTATATTGCCAAAGTAAATTATTCTCAACTCATCAAAATAATCATTGGTTTCATAATCCTTCTTGCAATTATTTTTGATGGTCCTCGTGGATTACTTATCCTTGCCGTTGCTACCTCACTCGGGCTCATTGCAAACTCTTGGGGTGTTGCTAAAAATCATCTCATGGGATGTTTAGTTGTCCCCGTTATTCTTTATTTTACTCTCTAA
- a CDS encoding adenylate/guanylate cyclase domain-containing protein has protein sequence MPPKTEIKTVMFVDVVNYTKTTSKLRREEVERFHDIFDSLSLPKFELYNGTVVKKIGDAFLVTFNSATDAVLCAVDLQRSCEQYSKDNKLKYPFSLRVALHAGEVITKNKDIYGDAVNIASRLEQMTKPHHIILSETVFTAMNKNEIPFLHLGVKKLKGVRYPLRLFRVKSNYDKSIFKGHTSHRVVKRSLRFIWNTLLFIFLVALIGGMLFLVLRFFGFF, from the coding sequence ATGCCTCCTAAAACAGAAATTAAGACTGTTATGTTTGTTGATGTTGTTAATTATACTAAAACAACTAGTAAATTACGACGAGAAGAAGTCGAACGATTTCATGATATCTTTGATTCACTTTCCCTTCCTAAATTCGAGTTATATAATGGAACAGTGGTTAAAAAAATAGGTGATGCGTTTCTTGTCACATTTAATAGCGCAACGGATGCAGTATTATGCGCGGTGGATTTGCAACGATCCTGTGAACAATATAGTAAAGATAACAAATTGAAATATCCGTTTTCGTTACGTGTGGCACTTCATGCAGGAGAGGTGATTACTAAAAATAAGGACATTTATGGCGATGCAGTTAATATTGCGTCTCGTCTTGAGCAAATGACCAAACCCCACCATATCATTTTAAGTGAGACTGTCTTTACTGCGATGAATAAGAACGAAATCCCTTTTCTTCATCTTGGTGTTAAGAAACTTAAAGGTGTTCGCTACCCCTTGCGATTATTTCGCGTAAAGAGCAATTATGATAAATCTATTTTTAAGGGACATACAAGCCATAGAGTGGTCAAACGCAGCCTACGGTTTATTTGGAACACTCTCTTGTTCATTTTTTTAGTTGCGTTAATTGGAGGAATGCTCTTTTTGGTGTTACGATTTTTTGGTTTTTTCTAA
- a CDS encoding PKD domain-containing protein, with protein MIIAKSIVITSIIMALLLIVGCVETAPSVPANNNTGEGEQQAEETVPTNEVDLPEMTNDGNKEETAPIQTIRVKENELVKLKPTVTDPDGDPVTWSFSAPLSEKGEWRTTYGDAGEYTVTLSATDSKLVTTQQLTLIVERVNVAPKIAGVRDMIVREGELVRFDPKITDANDDAITLTISEPLKSGTFATDHTSAGEYSVTVVASDGELESQSSFKLTVLDLNVKPEIKNIQDLTVAEGETVTLRPQVTDLDEDDVQITISEPVGNDGEWKTDYTNHGEYFVTITADDGKDKVTRKVRIVVGDVNKAPEIVDVSLERK; from the coding sequence ATGATTATAGCTAAAAGTATCGTTATTACAAGTATTATTATGGCATTACTTCTGATAGTAGGCTGTGTTGAGACAGCTCCATCTGTGCCTGCAAACAATAACACAGGTGAGGGAGAGCAACAAGCTGAAGAAACTGTTCCTACAAATGAGGTAGATCTTCCAGAGATGACTAATGATGGCAATAAAGAAGAAACTGCCCCTATCCAAACAATTCGTGTTAAAGAGAATGAATTGGTTAAACTTAAACCAACTGTTACAGATCCTGATGGTGACCCAGTTACATGGAGTTTTAGCGCCCCTTTGAGTGAAAAAGGAGAATGGCGGACTACATATGGCGATGCTGGCGAGTATACTGTTACATTAAGTGCGACTGATAGTAAACTCGTAACTACTCAACAACTCACGTTAATCGTAGAACGTGTAAATGTTGCTCCGAAAATTGCAGGAGTGCGGGATATGATTGTTCGAGAAGGCGAATTAGTGCGTTTTGATCCGAAAATTACTGATGCAAATGATGATGCAATTACTCTTACTATTAGCGAACCATTAAAGAGTGGCACATTTGCAACTGATCACACCAGTGCAGGAGAATACTCTGTTACTGTAGTTGCAAGTGATGGAGAACTAGAAAGTCAAAGTTCATTTAAACTCACAGTCCTTGACCTAAATGTAAAACCTGAAATCAAGAACATCCAGGACTTAACCGTTGCTGAAGGGGAGACTGTCACACTTCGACCACAAGTGACTGATCTCGACGAGGATGATGTGCAAATCACCATCAGCGAACCTGTAGGCAACGATGGGGAATGGAAGACCGACTATACCAACCACGGAGAGTACTTTGTAACTATCACCGCTGACGATGGGAAAGATAAAGTAACCAGAAAAGTTCGCATTGTTGTCGGCGATGTTAACAAAGCTCCTGAGATTGTTGATGTCTCACTAGAAAGAAAATAA
- a CDS encoding LAGLIDADG family homing endonuclease has product MSGLKTKDSRLIGFYIGLWMGDGTQYYSQGGYRIKICCNKIEKNLNHFIQTAITNLFNKKTVLIEEKDTNRAYIKFSSKYIYHFVNEYVYFEKNKTASICLKKIKFSRGFLDGCLLGLILSDGHLKYRFHFNVISRSLAEDMIRILEELGFSPSLYIHNRKKYGWHDLYMVSLPVKESAELHKILNKIIRDLGFDIDFKILKKMAPT; this is encoded by the coding sequence GTGAGTGGATTAAAAACAAAAGATTCACGATTAATTGGTTTTTACATTGGTCTTTGGATGGGTGACGGAACTCAATATTACAGCCAAGGAGGATATAGAATCAAAATTTGTTGTAATAAAATCGAGAAAAATCTTAATCATTTTATTCAAACAGCGATTACCAATCTTTTCAACAAAAAAACAGTTCTGATTGAAGAAAAAGATACTAATCGTGCTTATATCAAATTTTCATCTAAATATATCTATCATTTTGTAAATGAGTATGTATATTTTGAAAAAAATAAAACCGCTTCCATCTGTTTGAAGAAGATTAAATTTAGTAGGGGCTTTTTAGATGGCTGTTTACTAGGCTTAATTCTAAGTGATGGGCATTTAAAATATAGGTTTCATTTTAATGTAATCTCCAGAAGTTTAGCGGAAGACATGATTAGAATTTTAGAAGAATTAGGTTTTAGCCCATCATTATACATTCACAACCGGAAAAAGTATGGTTGGCATGATCTTTATATGGTCAGTCTTCCTGTTAAAGAAAGTGCAGAGCTCCATAAAATTCTCAACAAAATTATAAGAGATTTAGGATTTGATATTGATTTTAAAATACTAAAAAAGATGGCCCCGACGTGA